One part of the Pristis pectinata isolate sPriPec2 chromosome 17, sPriPec2.1.pri, whole genome shotgun sequence genome encodes these proteins:
- the si:ch211-110p13.9 gene encoding uncharacterized protein si:ch211-110p13.9, with product MIEANPLMSTAKEGATKEKHMASVEPMAVCLPEWSVGVRKFRFVFLSSSNSVTLCQDFQVEENLTPLFLGADVVAKTSIRTENHPRVHAKFAKRGLATKLCFSSEFRFEGLKMPTMVNSLWFYSIQGLFRIAFEMYSKEQQLDVLVVLQDLWKARISDPVLNEKYDVKFLQNFLGKELLENCLPDKWSHEGSSALHPTIQPDNLCSTTASFLDCTCNSIANEGDHNYCVQEARILQETEELHIDNSLCEEILSNDSLSIKFRSIFQTFKILPLEIQKEHEKLIILLLDFVELLISETISAQKLADMILRLLTSLKDFIIKTEATETEVDSIYCSHMLYSVSKWLGHQFYSANASISRQVEEFKTIHINRITDLPPAEELVDKLFPEAMKVLLLSWMGLDDNSASWKLQSEYPIVLLILEFANHNLITGVAHVLYSSLICK from the exons ATGATCGAAGCCAACCCGTTGATGTCTACAGCCAAAG AAGGGGCGACCAAAGAAAAACACATGGCTTCTGTTGAACCAATGGCCGTTTGTTTACCAGAATGGAGCGTCGGCGTCAGGAAATTCAGATTTGTTTTCTTGAGCTCGTCTAATTCAGTAACGTTGTGCCAAGACTTTCAGGTGGAG GAGAATTTGACTCCCCTTTTTCTTGGTGCTGATGTTGTTGCAAAAACTAGCATTCGCACTGAAAATCATCCAAGAGTTCATGCAAAATTTGCAAAAAGAGGATTGGCAACCAAGCTCTGTTTTAGTTCAG AATTTCGATTTGAAGGACTGAAGATGCCAACCATGGTAAACAGTTTGTGGTTTTACAGCATTCAGGGGCTTTTTCGAATTGCCTTTGAGATGTATAGTAAAGAACAACAGCTGGATGTTCTTGTTGTCCTGCAG GATTTGTGGAAAGCACGAATAAGTGACCCTGTTCTGAATGAAAAATATGATGTTAAGTTTCTACAAAACTTCCTTGGCAAAGAACTGCTTGAAAATTGCCTTCCTGATAAATGGAGCCACGAAGGTTCCTCTGCATTACACCCAACCATTCAACCTGATAATTTGTGTAGCACAACTGCTTCATTTTTAGATTGTACCTGCAACAGTATTGCTAATGAGGGTGATCATAACTACTGTGTACAAGAAGCAAGAATTTTACAAGAAACTGAAGAACTTCATATAGATAACTCGCTATGTGAGGAGATTTTGAGTAATGATTCTTTATCTATCAAGTTTAGATCAATATTTCAGACTTTTAAAATTTTACCATTGGAAATACAAAAGGAACATGAAAAGTTAATTATACTGTTACTTGATTTTGTTGAACTCCTAATAAGTGAAACCATATCAGCACAGAAGTTGGCTGACATGATACTGCGACTTTTAACCAGTCTTAAAGACTTCATTATAAAGACAGAAGCCACTGAAACAGAGGTTGATTCTATTTATTGTAGTCATATGCTCTACTCTGTAAGTAAATGGTTAGGACATCAGTTTTATTCTGCTAATGCCTCTATCAGCAGGCAAGTAGAGGAGTTTAAAACAATCCACATCAATAGAATCACAGACTTGCCACCTGCTGAGGAATTGGTAGATAAGCTGTTTCCTGAAGCCATGAAGGTTTTGCTGTTAAGCTGGATGGGGCTTGATGACAATTCTGCCTCGTGGAAACTGCAAAGTGAATATCCAATAGTGTTGCTTATATTAGAATTTGCCAATCATAATCTAATCACTGGTGTTGCTCATGTTTTATATTCTAGCTTAATCTGTAAATAA